One genomic window of Vibrio rhizosphaerae includes the following:
- a CDS encoding HEPN domain-containing protein, with translation MKTSLEHLPESKQQALATISAILRDTLEDYLQGKTASKSEFRIVKIILFGSHAKGTWVNDPVNGYISDYDILVIVNKAALVEEDVVWQRAKEQIDRKVTSAPLGLIVHDLQEVNERLQQGHYFFKDIREEGIELFAATPKPLAEPGDLTEAEQREIARKHYEQWFTSASEFFMCFELMTANHHLKTAAFQLHQVTEKLFACTLLTCTNYLPKSHNIEKLGKLCAQIEAEFATIFPLDNKFHRRSFRRLQRAYIEARYSEHYEITEEELAYLETEVQRLKGLVERVCLKRIIH, from the coding sequence ATGAAAACATCGCTCGAACATTTGCCCGAATCCAAACAGCAGGCGCTTGCCACCATATCGGCCATTTTGCGCGATACGCTGGAAGACTACCTTCAGGGCAAAACAGCGAGTAAAAGCGAGTTTCGGATTGTGAAAATCATCCTGTTCGGCAGCCATGCCAAAGGCACATGGGTCAACGATCCGGTCAATGGCTATATCAGCGATTACGATATTCTGGTGATTGTGAATAAAGCCGCGCTGGTTGAAGAAGATGTCGTCTGGCAACGCGCCAAAGAGCAGATCGACCGTAAAGTCACTTCGGCACCGCTGGGATTGATTGTCCATGATTTGCAGGAAGTCAACGAACGGCTACAGCAAGGGCACTATTTCTTCAAAGATATCCGCGAAGAAGGGATTGAACTGTTTGCCGCCACACCAAAACCGCTGGCAGAGCCGGGGGATTTAACCGAAGCAGAGCAACGGGAGATCGCTCGCAAGCATTATGAACAGTGGTTTACGAGTGCCAGCGAATTCTTTATGTGTTTTGAACTCATGACTGCAAATCATCATCTGAAGACTGCGGCATTTCAGCTTCACCAAGTCACAGAAAAATTGTTTGCCTGTACCCTACTCACCTGCACCAATTATTTACCCAAATCCCACAATATCGAAAAACTGGGGAAACTATGCGCCCAAATCGAGGCTGAATTTGCAACGATTTTTCCGCTCGACAACAAATTCCACCGCCGCAGCTTCCGCCGCCTGCAACGCGCATATATCGAAGCCCGCTACTCAGAACATTATGAGATCACCGAGGAAGAATTGGCATATCTGGAAACAGAAGTGCAGCGGTTGAAAGGATTGGTGGAACGGGTTTGTTTGAAAAGAATAATTCACTAA